A genomic window from Pseudonocardia broussonetiae includes:
- a CDS encoding RluA family pseudouridine synthase, translating to MRRRPASPLPQRLGLDPVRLRTPEDGRWATMRDHLVERLPRVPAERVDAMLAERRVVDADGPLGPDSPFRPGTYLWFHRDLPEEVPVPFGIGIVHRDDDLLVVDKPHFLATIPRGRHVAETALVRLRRDLDMPELSPAHRLDRVTAGLVMFVVRRERRGAYQTLFRDRRVHKVYEAVAPHDPELRLPLTVRSRIVKERGEVQAREVDGPPNAETLVERVEVRGGLARYRLTPRTGRTHQLRLHMSGLGVPILHDDFYPEVHEQALDDFSRPLQLLAAELCFTDPITGRERRFTSGLRLRDLPDSAP from the coding sequence CTGCGCAGGCGTCCGGCGTCCCCGCTCCCCCAGCGGCTGGGTCTCGACCCGGTCCGCCTCCGCACGCCCGAGGACGGGCGCTGGGCGACGATGCGCGACCACCTCGTCGAGCGGCTGCCCCGCGTGCCCGCCGAGCGGGTCGACGCGATGCTGGCCGAGCGCCGCGTCGTCGACGCCGACGGCCCGCTCGGCCCCGACTCCCCCTTCCGCCCCGGCACCTACCTGTGGTTCCACCGCGACCTGCCCGAGGAGGTCCCCGTGCCGTTCGGCATCGGGATCGTGCACCGCGACGACGACCTGCTCGTCGTCGACAAGCCGCACTTCCTCGCCACCATCCCGCGCGGGCGCCACGTCGCCGAGACCGCGCTGGTGCGGCTGCGCCGCGACCTCGACATGCCCGAGCTCAGCCCCGCGCACCGCCTCGACCGCGTGACCGCCGGGCTGGTGATGTTCGTGGTCCGCCGCGAGCGCCGCGGGGCCTACCAGACGCTGTTCCGGGACCGGCGCGTCCACAAGGTCTACGAGGCGGTGGCCCCGCACGACCCGGAGCTGCGGCTGCCGCTGACCGTCCGCAGCCGGATCGTCAAGGAGCGCGGGGAGGTGCAGGCGCGGGAGGTCGACGGCCCGCCCAACGCCGAGACGCTCGTGGAGCGGGTGGAGGTCCGCGGCGGCCTCGCGCGCTACCGGCTCACCCCGCGCACCGGGCGCACGCACCAGCTGCGGCTGCACATGTCCGGCCTCGGCGTGCCGATCCTGCACGACGACTTCTACCCCGAGGTGCACGAGCAGGCCCTCGACGACTTCAGCCGCCCGCTGCAGCTGCTCGCGGCCGAGCTCTGCTTCACCGACCCGATCACCGGACGGGAGCGGCGGTTCACCAGCGGGCTGCGCTTGCGGGACCTGCCAGACTCCGCCCCATGA
- a CDS encoding helix-turn-helix domain-containing protein, with protein sequence MHDDAPPAGSGPPDSGPPALRIALGGQLRRLREAAGISREAAAGTLRTSPARIDGLELGRELGRGGFTTRDVDDLLTRYGVADDRYRALARRATEPDWWQSYHDLLPGWAETYVGLEQAASRIRTYEVQFVPGLLQTADHARAVIRLVYDHAPEVERRVELRMRRQALLTAPGAPALHAVVDEGALRRTVGGPAVARAQLDHLLALSELPHVRLQVAPFHFGGHAAAGGPFTILGFTEPDLADLVYLEQLTSALYLDAPSDVAHYERVMDRLCTQVEPVGRTGAILASIRAEL encoded by the coding sequence GTGCACGACGACGCTCCACCCGCCGGCTCCGGACCCCCCGACTCCGGGCCCCCCGCGCTGCGCATCGCCCTCGGCGGGCAGCTGCGCCGCCTCCGCGAGGCCGCGGGCATCAGCCGCGAGGCCGCGGCCGGCACCCTGCGCACCTCCCCCGCCCGCATCGACGGCCTGGAGCTCGGCCGCGAGCTCGGCCGGGGCGGCTTCACCACCCGCGACGTCGACGACCTGCTGACCCGCTACGGCGTCGCGGACGACCGCTACCGGGCGCTGGCGCGCCGGGCCACCGAGCCGGACTGGTGGCAGAGCTACCACGACCTGCTGCCCGGCTGGGCCGAGACGTACGTCGGGCTGGAGCAGGCCGCGAGCCGCATCCGCACCTACGAGGTGCAGTTCGTGCCGGGCCTGCTGCAGACCGCCGACCACGCCCGCGCGGTCATCCGCCTGGTCTACGACCACGCCCCCGAGGTCGAGCGCCGCGTCGAGCTCCGGATGCGCCGCCAGGCGCTGCTCACCGCCCCCGGCGCGCCCGCGCTGCACGCCGTCGTCGACGAGGGGGCGCTGCGGCGCACGGTCGGCGGGCCCGCCGTGGCCCGCGCCCAGCTCGACCACCTCCTCGCGCTGTCGGAGCTCCCGCACGTGCGCCTGCAGGTGGCGCCGTTCCACTTCGGCGGGCACGCGGCGGCCGGCGGGCCGTTCACGATCCTCGGGTTCACCGAGCCCGACCTGGCCGACCTCGTCTACCTGGAGCAGCTCACCAGCGCGCTCTACCTCGACGCGCCGTCCGACGTCGCCCACTACGAGCGCGTCATGGACCGCCTCTGCACCCAGGTGGAGCCGGTCGGGCGAACGGGCGCGATCCTCGCCTCGATCCGGGCGGAGCTGTAG
- a CDS encoding tetratricopeptide repeat protein, with amino-acid sequence MKHTDLVPNLFTVLHEPVTGRPAAPHAVVCGALFSAQVCALVVAGRLALDGDGLAVTARRPPRPGAGDPTGDLVVEAVAHARAARDLRSWSSALGGVVHDRVAEELVEAGVVRREAPRRLRPTPRWPAADPLRAGRARMELDQMAADPRSFDLPGAVAVACLLAAGVDDVLVTGSGLVDELVAELPPDVGAVVTALARTPVLPMPGGGRFTGSRLLVESAVLRRRAADPTAWTDRRHLRERHDAGAALVAAGRADEAVPVLEQAVAEAVHGLGPVDPDALVAEGNLAVAYLAAGRPEVGIPLLVDTLEDRERTLGPDHPVALTARDVLAAVHRTAGRPAEALAHYALVVAHRTRVLGAAHPHTLTSRLGAGLSHADDGDARAAVAELGSALRDAVEGCGPAHPVTVALRGALAECLESAGRPVEARSEFDRAARDAESALGPAHPDTEALRDALTG; translated from the coding sequence ATGAAGCACACCGACCTCGTCCCCAACCTGTTCACGGTGCTGCACGAGCCGGTCACGGGCCGGCCCGCGGCCCCGCACGCCGTCGTGTGCGGGGCGCTGTTCTCCGCGCAGGTGTGCGCGCTCGTGGTCGCCGGCCGGCTCGCGCTCGACGGCGACGGCCTCGCCGTCACCGCGCGGCGCCCCCCGCGCCCCGGCGCCGGGGACCCCACCGGCGACCTCGTCGTCGAGGCCGTCGCCCACGCGCGGGCGGCGCGCGACCTGCGCTCCTGGTCCTCGGCGCTGGGCGGCGTCGTCCACGACCGGGTCGCCGAGGAGCTCGTCGAGGCCGGGGTGGTCCGGCGCGAGGCGCCCCGGCGGCTGCGCCCGACCCCGCGCTGGCCCGCGGCCGACCCGCTGCGCGCCGGGCGCGCCCGGATGGAGCTCGACCAGATGGCCGCCGACCCCCGCTCGTTCGACCTGCCCGGTGCGGTGGCCGTCGCCTGCCTGCTCGCCGCGGGCGTCGACGACGTGCTGGTCACCGGATCCGGCCTGGTCGACGAGCTGGTGGCGGAGCTGCCGCCCGACGTCGGCGCCGTCGTCACCGCGCTGGCCCGCACCCCGGTCCTGCCGATGCCCGGTGGCGGCCGCTTCACCGGCTCGCGGCTGCTCGTGGAGAGCGCGGTGCTGCGCCGCCGCGCCGCCGACCCGACCGCGTGGACCGACCGCCGGCACCTGCGCGAGCGGCACGACGCCGGGGCGGCGCTGGTCGCGGCCGGGCGTGCGGACGAGGCGGTGCCGGTGCTGGAGCAGGCCGTCGCCGAGGCGGTGCACGGCCTGGGGCCGGTCGACCCGGACGCGCTCGTGGCCGAGGGCAACCTCGCCGTCGCCTACCTGGCCGCCGGGCGCCCGGAGGTCGGGATCCCGCTGCTGGTCGACACGCTCGAGGACCGCGAGCGCACCCTGGGCCCGGACCACCCGGTCGCGCTCACCGCCCGCGACGTCCTCGCCGCGGTCCACCGCACGGCGGGCCGCCCGGCCGAGGCGCTGGCGCACTACGCGCTCGTGGTCGCCCACCGCACCCGCGTCCTCGGCGCCGCGCACCCCCACACGCTCACCTCGCGGTTGGGCGCCGGCCTGAGCCACGCCGACGACGGCGACGCCCGCGCGGCCGTCGCCGAGCTCGGCTCCGCGCTGCGCGACGCGGTGGAGGGCTGCGGCCCGGCGCACCCGGTCACCGTGGCCCTGCGCGGGGCGCTGGCCGAGTGCCTGGAGTCGGCGGGCCGCCCGGTCGAGGCGCGGTCGGAGTTCGACCGGGCCGCCCGCGACGCCGAGTCGGCGCTCGGCCCGGCCCACCCCGACACCGAGGCCCTGCGCGACGCGCTGACCGGCTGA
- a CDS encoding TVP38/TMEM64 family protein — MRTWWRPALLVALVLAAVVVALTVGVPPLPEIRAAVAGAGWAGPVLFAALYAGLSLTPVPATVLSVAAGVLFGWGVGVPVVMAGAFTGAAIGFLLARHLGRGVLDGVGGERLARLDALLRRRGLLAVLVVRMVPVLPFAVINMACGLSALRTRDYLVGSFLGMLPAVTAFVGIGAYGSEPGSLPFLVSAGGLAVLLVGGAVLARRRRALR; from the coding sequence GTGCGGACGTGGTGGCGGCCCGCCCTGCTCGTGGCCCTGGTGCTCGCCGCCGTCGTCGTGGCGCTCACCGTCGGCGTGCCCCCGCTGCCGGAGATCCGTGCGGCCGTCGCCGGCGCCGGGTGGGCCGGACCGGTGCTGTTCGCCGCGCTCTACGCCGGCCTGTCGCTGACGCCCGTACCGGCCACCGTCCTCAGCGTCGCCGCCGGGGTGCTGTTCGGGTGGGGCGTCGGCGTACCCGTCGTCATGGCGGGGGCGTTCACCGGGGCGGCGATCGGGTTCCTGCTGGCGCGCCACCTCGGCCGCGGCGTGCTCGACGGCGTCGGCGGCGAGCGGCTCGCCCGCCTCGACGCCCTGCTGCGCCGCCGCGGCCTCCTGGCCGTGCTCGTCGTGCGGATGGTGCCGGTCCTGCCGTTCGCCGTGATCAACATGGCGTGCGGGCTGTCGGCGCTGCGCACGCGCGACTACCTCGTCGGGTCGTTCCTGGGCATGCTGCCGGCCGTCACCGCGTTCGTCGGCATCGGCGCCTACGGCAGCGAGCCCGGCTCGCTGCCGTTCCTGGTCAGCGCGGGCGGGCTCGCCGTGCTGCTGGTGGGCGGCGCCGTGCTCGCGCGCCGGCGCCGCGCCCTCCGGTAG
- a CDS encoding DUF397 domain-containing protein: MHLQEILAWRKSSASNPSGNCVELAAMADGGVAVRNSRHPAGPTLVYTRAEIAAFLDGVRAGEFDDLAH; encoded by the coding sequence GTGCATCTGCAAGAGATACTCGCCTGGCGCAAGAGCTCCGCGAGCAACCCCTCCGGCAACTGCGTCGAGCTGGCGGCCATGGCCGACGGTGGCGTCGCGGTGCGCAACTCGCGCCATCCCGCGGGTCCGACGCTGGTCTACACTCGCGCCGAGATCGCGGCGTTCCTCGACGGCGTCCGCGCCGGGGAGTTCGACGACCTCGCCCACTAG
- a CDS encoding PLP-dependent aminotransferase family protein, with the protein MHRAKNGLIERTEMPGADFLQLDRALAPPGDLAGWLAGEVHTAVADGRLPVGARLPASRVLAQDLGVSRGVVVAAYQRLVDSGVVHGAGASGTRVAARPSPVPDRAGAPPAAADRVDLTPGVPDLAAFPRAAWLRAERAVLADLDNADLGYGDPRGHPVLRRELAGWLARTRGVRAAPDDVVVVAGVAQALALVTRALVGQGVRAIAVEDPGSVGAREEVAFWGVEPVPVPVDGHGVDVAALRASGAPVALLTPAHHFPTGVVLAPDRRRALLDWAADGGLVVEDDYDAEHRYDRAPVPALQGLAPSRVVHVGSTSKTLAPGMRLGWVVLPEPLREPVALLKYHSDLGNAVLPQLVLARLVATGELERHVRRVRPRQRARRDAMLAALARHLPDARVHGVAAGMHLLVTLPGDVDDRELADRARAAGVVVHPLSRHRVAPGPPGLVLGYAAQTPDRIHDGIARLAAAR; encoded by the coding sequence GTGCACAGGGCCAAGAACGGCCTGATCGAGAGGACCGAGATGCCCGGCGCCGACTTCCTCCAGCTCGACCGCGCGCTCGCGCCGCCCGGTGACCTCGCCGGCTGGCTCGCCGGCGAGGTGCACACGGCGGTGGCCGACGGGCGGCTGCCGGTCGGGGCGCGGCTGCCCGCCAGCCGCGTGCTGGCGCAGGACCTGGGCGTCTCCCGCGGCGTCGTCGTGGCCGCCTACCAGCGGCTCGTCGACTCCGGGGTGGTGCACGGCGCCGGGGCGTCGGGCACGCGGGTCGCGGCGCGGCCGTCGCCGGTGCCGGACCGGGCCGGGGCGCCGCCCGCCGCCGCCGACCGCGTCGACCTCACCCCCGGCGTCCCCGACCTCGCCGCCTTCCCGCGCGCGGCCTGGCTGCGCGCCGAGCGGGCCGTGCTCGCCGACCTGGACAACGCCGACCTCGGCTACGGCGACCCCCGCGGCCATCCCGTCCTGCGCCGCGAGCTCGCCGGATGGCTCGCCCGGACCCGCGGGGTGCGCGCCGCGCCCGACGACGTCGTGGTCGTCGCGGGCGTCGCGCAGGCGCTCGCGCTCGTCACCCGGGCACTGGTCGGGCAGGGCGTGCGCGCCATCGCCGTCGAGGACCCGGGCTCGGTCGGGGCGCGCGAGGAGGTCGCGTTCTGGGGCGTGGAGCCGGTGCCGGTGCCCGTCGACGGGCACGGCGTCGACGTGGCGGCGCTGCGCGCGAGCGGCGCGCCCGTCGCCCTGCTCACCCCGGCGCACCACTTCCCGACCGGCGTCGTCCTGGCGCCCGACCGGCGCCGCGCGCTGCTCGACTGGGCGGCCGACGGCGGGCTGGTGGTCGAGGACGACTACGACGCCGAGCACCGCTACGACCGCGCCCCGGTGCCCGCGCTGCAGGGGCTGGCGCCGTCGCGGGTCGTGCACGTGGGGAGCACGTCGAAGACGCTCGCGCCGGGCATGCGGCTGGGCTGGGTGGTCCTGCCCGAGCCGCTGCGGGAGCCGGTCGCGCTGCTCAAGTACCACTCCGACCTGGGCAACGCCGTGCTGCCGCAGCTCGTGCTGGCCCGGCTCGTCGCGACGGGGGAGCTGGAGCGCCACGTACGGCGGGTGCGGCCCCGCCAGCGGGCGCGGCGCGACGCGATGCTCGCCGCGCTGGCCCGCCACCTCCCCGACGCGCGCGTGCACGGCGTCGCCGCCGGGATGCACCTGCTGGTCACCCTGCCCGGCGACGTCGACGACCGGGAGCTCGCCGACCGCGCCCGCGCGGCCGGGGTGGTGGTGCACCCGCTCTCGCGCCACCGCGTCGCCCCCGGCCCGCCCGGCCTGGTCCTGGGCTACGCCGCGCAGACGCCCGACCGCATCCACGACGGGATCGCCCGCCTGGCCGCGGCCCGGTGA
- a CDS encoding ROK family transcriptional regulator, whose translation MSGTDVVRRLNTQAVLDAVLDAGACSGADLMARTGLSRPTVHAVCDDLIGRGWLVEPPRGDDGPGRPGRPARRYAPRPGAGSVLAVDMGATSVRAVVADLSGAPVGEAGAAFAHPHVGAAERLDLTRATCARALDAAGAAGGRVLGTVLGVPAPVDADGRASADEAYLPGLAALDLPAALAPVVGRARVENDANLAVAGERWRGVARGVDDVVLVLAGERLGAGVCLGGRIVRGHRGGVGEMGFLDLVDGVGGTAAIGSLARRWGSAELGRTVRAEQVVAAAGAGDETARGVVDAVARRIARALAVLATLLDPELLVVGGAVAAAGEVLLAPLRREVAGLTERPVRLSASVLADRGVVLGAVRTALDEVRPRLLDLQPA comes from the coding sequence GTGTCGGGGACCGACGTGGTGCGGCGGCTCAACACGCAGGCGGTGCTCGACGCGGTGCTCGACGCCGGGGCCTGCAGCGGCGCCGACCTGATGGCCCGCACGGGCCTGTCGCGCCCCACCGTGCACGCCGTGTGCGACGACCTGATCGGCCGCGGCTGGCTGGTCGAGCCCCCGCGCGGCGACGACGGCCCCGGGCGTCCCGGACGACCGGCCCGCCGCTACGCCCCCCGCCCCGGCGCCGGGTCCGTGCTCGCCGTCGACATGGGCGCGACGTCGGTGCGGGCCGTGGTCGCCGACCTCTCCGGCGCGCCGGTGGGCGAGGCCGGGGCCGCGTTCGCGCACCCGCACGTCGGCGCGGCCGAGCGACTCGACCTGACGCGCGCCACCTGCGCCCGCGCGCTCGACGCCGCCGGGGCCGCGGGCGGGCGGGTGCTCGGCACCGTCCTCGGGGTGCCCGCCCCCGTCGACGCCGACGGCCGCGCGTCCGCCGACGAGGCCTACCTCCCCGGGCTCGCCGCGCTCGACCTGCCCGCCGCGCTCGCGCCCGTCGTCGGGCGCGCCCGCGTGGAGAACGACGCCAACCTCGCGGTCGCCGGCGAGCGCTGGCGCGGCGTGGCCCGGGGCGTCGACGACGTCGTGCTCGTCCTCGCGGGCGAGCGCCTGGGCGCCGGGGTGTGCCTGGGCGGGCGGATCGTGCGCGGGCACCGCGGCGGCGTCGGCGAGATGGGGTTCCTCGACCTCGTCGACGGCGTCGGCGGCACCGCCGCGATCGGCAGCCTGGCCCGGCGCTGGGGCTCGGCCGAGCTCGGGCGGACGGTGCGGGCCGAGCAGGTCGTCGCGGCCGCCGGCGCGGGCGACGAGACCGCCCGGGGCGTCGTCGACGCCGTCGCGCGCCGGATCGCGCGGGCGCTGGCCGTGCTGGCCACGCTGCTCGACCCCGAGTTGCTCGTCGTCGGCGGGGCGGTGGCCGCGGCGGGCGAGGTCCTGCTGGCGCCGCTGCGCCGCGAGGTCGCGGGCCTCACCGAGCGTCCCGTGCGGCTGTCGGCGTCCGTGCTCGCCGACCGCGGGGTCGTGCTGGGCGCCGTCCGCACCGCCCTGGACGAGGTGCGGCCGCGGCTGCTCGACCTGCAGCCGGCCTGA
- a CDS encoding DUF3152 domain-containing protein: protein MRAPESRVAVVVTAVALGVGLLAVPGLLPDDEAPAAVGEVSVGTGPGSPPVAPVVAVAPVVAAAAVAAGAVGPPAADAAAGILEMTVPQSGTGALSVVAGSVPAPGPGEVRTVRVEVEDGLPVDGARFAEFALATLNDPRSWGRGGAMSFARTDGDADVVVVLASPDTSAALCRPLVTYGRLSCRSGSRAVLTLFRWVGAHPDYGDDRTGYRRYLVNHEVGHVLGHGHEACPGPGERAPVMQQQTKGLLGCTPNSWPYPDG from the coding sequence GTGCGGGCGCCGGAGTCGCGCGTCGCCGTCGTGGTCACGGCGGTCGCGCTGGGGGTGGGGCTGCTGGCCGTGCCGGGCCTGCTCCCCGACGACGAGGCGCCGGCGGCGGTCGGCGAGGTGTCCGTCGGGACCGGACCGGGGTCCCCGCCCGTCGCCCCGGTCGTGGCCGTCGCTCCGGTCGTGGCCGCCGCTGCGGTCGCCGCAGGCGCCGTGGGCCCGCCCGCCGCCGACGCCGCGGCCGGCATCCTCGAGATGACGGTGCCGCAGTCCGGGACGGGCGCGCTGTCGGTCGTCGCCGGGTCGGTGCCCGCGCCGGGCCCGGGGGAGGTGCGGACGGTCCGGGTCGAGGTCGAGGACGGGCTGCCGGTCGACGGGGCGCGGTTCGCCGAGTTCGCGCTCGCCACCCTGAACGACCCGCGCAGCTGGGGCCGCGGCGGCGCGATGAGCTTCGCGCGCACCGACGGCGACGCCGACGTCGTGGTGGTGCTGGCCAGTCCCGACACCTCCGCCGCGCTGTGCCGCCCGCTCGTCACCTACGGGCGGCTGTCGTGCCGCAGCGGCTCGCGGGCCGTGCTCACGCTGTTCCGCTGGGTCGGCGCGCACCCCGACTACGGCGACGACCGCACCGGCTACCGGCGGTACCTCGTCAACCACGAGGTCGGCCACGTCCTGGGCCACGGCCACGAGGCCTGCCCCGGGCCGGGCGAGCGGGCACCGGTGATGCAGCAGCAGACCAAGGGCCTGCTCGGCTGCACGCCGAACTCGTGGCCCTACCCCGACGGCTGA
- a CDS encoding 5-formyltetrahydrofolate cyclo-ligase, which translates to MTRTPGRHDRDAGGDPALLAAKAALREEVWTSLVDGKVARFPGARNRISNFTGAEAAAQRLRGTDAWAAARTLKANPDSAQLPVRQRALEDGRTVYMAVPRLAEPEPFFLLDPAHLADPPRRAASIAGATRSARRVAVAELEPVDLVVTGCVAVGEDGARLGKGGGFADLEFALAAAAGLIGPRTLVVTTVHELQVRPAGVVPTAGHDAPVDLVVTPDRVIDCRPLRGDRPTGGIAWAELTEEKIAAIPLLGRLRPR; encoded by the coding sequence GTGACCCGCACCCCCGGCCGCCACGACCGCGACGCCGGCGGCGACCCCGCCCTGCTCGCCGCCAAGGCCGCGCTGCGCGAGGAGGTCTGGACCTCGCTCGTCGACGGGAAGGTCGCGCGCTTCCCCGGCGCACGGAACCGCATCTCCAACTTCACCGGCGCCGAGGCCGCGGCGCAGCGCCTGCGCGGGACCGACGCCTGGGCCGCGGCGCGCACCCTCAAGGCCAACCCCGACTCCGCGCAGCTGCCGGTCCGGCAGCGGGCGCTGGAGGACGGGCGCACCGTCTACATGGCCGTGCCCCGCCTGGCCGAGCCCGAGCCGTTCTTCCTGCTCGATCCCGCCCACCTCGCCGACCCCCCGCGCCGCGCCGCCTCGATCGCCGGAGCCACGCGCTCGGCCCGGCGGGTGGCGGTCGCCGAGCTCGAGCCGGTCGACCTCGTGGTCACCGGCTGCGTGGCCGTCGGCGAGGACGGGGCCCGGCTGGGCAAGGGCGGCGGGTTCGCCGACCTCGAGTTCGCCCTCGCCGCGGCCGCCGGGCTCATCGGGCCGCGCACGCTCGTCGTGACCACGGTGCACGAGCTGCAGGTCCGCCCGGCCGGGGTGGTCCCGACGGCCGGGCACGACGCGCCCGTCGACCTGGTCGTCACGCCGGACCGGGTGATCGACTGCCGCCCGCTCCGGGGCGACCGGCCGACCGGCGGCATCGCGTGGGCCGAGCTCACCGAGGAGAAGATCGCGGCGATCCCGCTGCTGGGCCGGCTGCGGCCGCGGTGA
- a CDS encoding glycoside hydrolase family 13 protein, with product MSTATTAATTTEARTWWRDAVVYQLYIRSFADGTGDGLGDIAGIRAKLGYLHGLGVDALWINPWYPSPMADAGYDVADYRAVEPAFGTAEDAAALVEEAHALGLRVILDIVPNHTSDEHEWFRAALAAGPGSPERQRYVFRPGRVGPDGTQAPPNDWRSVFGGPAWEQTPDGEWYLHLFDVKQPDLNWEHPEVRTEFESILRFWFDRGVDGFRIDVAHSLVKDQELPDVGPDRQMDTIGDGGHPFWDLDGVHEVYRGWRRVAESYADPKIFVAEAWVATPERLSRYLRPDELHTAFNFDYLGAPWDADALRKVIDNSLATMGGVGAPATWVLSNHDVVRHVSRLGRPPATGHALGDLAPVEELDIALGRRRARAAALLMLALPGGAYVYQGDELGLWEVEDLPDEVLQDPTWERSGHTERGRDGCRVPIPWSGTASPFGFSPEGATAAPWLPQPAGFAAVTVEAQDGDPASMLTLYRAALALRREHPALGDGTLEWLPSEPGVLAFSRGDGFTCLVNLSASPVPLPSGSRVLLATEALLDVLPVDAAVWLTVD from the coding sequence ATGAGCACGGCGACGACGGCGGCCACCACGACGGAGGCGCGCACGTGGTGGCGCGACGCCGTGGTCTACCAGCTCTACATCCGCAGCTTCGCCGACGGCACCGGCGACGGCCTCGGCGACATCGCCGGCATCCGCGCGAAGCTGGGCTACCTGCACGGCCTCGGGGTCGACGCGCTGTGGATCAACCCCTGGTACCCCTCGCCGATGGCCGACGCCGGCTACGACGTCGCCGACTACCGCGCCGTCGAGCCCGCGTTCGGCACGGCCGAGGACGCCGCCGCGCTCGTCGAGGAGGCGCACGCGCTGGGCCTGCGCGTCATCCTCGACATCGTCCCCAACCACACGTCCGACGAGCACGAGTGGTTCCGCGCCGCACTGGCCGCCGGCCCCGGCTCGCCCGAGCGGCAGCGGTACGTGTTCCGCCCCGGACGCGTCGGTCCGGACGGCACCCAGGCTCCGCCCAACGACTGGCGCAGCGTCTTCGGCGGCCCGGCGTGGGAGCAGACCCCCGACGGGGAGTGGTACCTGCACCTGTTCGACGTCAAGCAGCCCGACCTGAACTGGGAGCACCCCGAGGTGCGCACGGAGTTCGAGTCGATCCTGCGCTTCTGGTTCGACCGCGGCGTCGACGGCTTCCGCATCGACGTGGCGCACTCGCTGGTCAAGGACCAGGAGCTGCCCGACGTCGGCCCGGACCGGCAGATGGACACCATCGGCGACGGCGGGCACCCGTTCTGGGACCTCGACGGCGTGCACGAGGTGTACCGGGGGTGGCGCCGGGTCGCCGAGTCCTACGCCGACCCGAAGATCTTCGTGGCGGAGGCGTGGGTGGCCACGCCCGAGCGCCTGTCGCGCTACCTGCGCCCCGACGAGCTGCACACCGCGTTCAACTTCGACTACCTGGGCGCCCCCTGGGACGCCGACGCGCTGCGCAAGGTGATCGACAACTCGCTCGCGACGATGGGCGGGGTCGGCGCCCCGGCCACCTGGGTGCTGTCCAACCACGACGTCGTCCGGCACGTCTCGCGGCTGGGCCGCCCGCCGGCGACGGGTCACGCGCTGGGCGACCTCGCGCCCGTCGAGGAGCTCGACATCGCGCTGGGGCGCCGCCGCGCCCGCGCCGCGGCGCTGCTGATGCTCGCCCTGCCCGGGGGCGCGTACGTCTACCAGGGCGACGAGCTGGGCCTGTGGGAGGTCGAGGACCTGCCCGACGAGGTGCTGCAGGACCCGACGTGGGAGCGCTCCGGGCACACCGAGCGCGGCCGCGACGGCTGCCGGGTGCCGATCCCGTGGTCGGGCACGGCGTCGCCGTTCGGGTTCAGCCCCGAGGGTGCGACCGCCGCGCCGTGGCTGCCGCAGCCCGCGGGGTTCGCCGCCGTCACCGTCGAGGCGCAGGACGGCGACCCGGCGTCGATGCTGACGCTCTACCGCGCGGCCCTGGCCCTGCGCCGCGAGCACCCGGCGCTGGGCGACGGCACGCTGGAGTGGCTGCCGTCCGAGCCGGGCGTGCTGGCGTTCTCCCGCGGCGACGGGTTCACCTGCCTGGTCAACCTGTCGGCCTCGCCGGTGCCGCTGCCCTCGGGCAGCCGGGTCCTGCTGGCCACCGAGGCGCTGCTCGACGTCCTCCCCGTCGACGCGGCGGTGTGGCTGACGGTCGACTGA